The Leucobacter viscericola genome includes a window with the following:
- a CDS encoding ATP-dependent helicase, giving the protein MSDFELLDPSGIPYGPGAAGAGDGGAAANGPDPLVDGLNPAQARAVVARGPALLIVAGAGSGKTRVLTHRIAHLIRNREAWPSQILAITFTNKAAAEMRERIDGLLGSGAEGMWVSTFHSACVRILRREAERFGYVSGFTIYDSADSRALLKRIIKELDADTYGFTPANAGSKISRLKNELTDADAYSKTMNESDPRDRLFVEIFKQYEQELRRANAFDFDDLIGQTVHLFRAHPDVAAIYQRRFRHILVDEYQDTNHAQYSLIRELTRPVEPEEVERLVPPIRDRELDASGRIPAASLTVVGDSDQSIYAFRGADIRNIVEFERDFAGAEVVKLEQNYRSTQNILTAANAVIGNNFDRQEKNLWTAEGDGERIVGFTGYSQHDEARFVAEEVEDLHRAGLNYSDIAVFYRTNSQTRALEELLIRSAIPYRVLGGTKFYERAEIKDAMAYLTSIANPYDPITWSRLLGAPKRGIGPMAEAHLANFQEAQGINFHEAMLRCDELSFGPKVRGAILSLAEMLTRAAKMAAGDPEHDQAPAPVGDLLKLILDETEMIEKLRAKRDPQDDARAENLEELVAVAREFDVKQPGAGLIAFLTEVSLVAAADDLDDSSGTVSLMTMHTAKGLEFKAVFITGVEEGLLPHQMSVDEVGGINEERRLMYVGITRARERLYLTLASTRAVFGDVSVAMPSRFLQEIPEGLIDWRQSPGEVTSRGGTESRALNAPRGSGYGGSGSGSRSRTDSSVSFGSSGGYSSAAVSEPASGNMQSALDKWRERKKAAKQAQAAGGGFPNTIMGNVRDNGDMELAPGDRIRHDEYGEGRVSAVTGAGSKRIAHAVFDSVGERKLLVKLAPIEKLE; this is encoded by the coding sequence ATGAGCGACTTCGAACTTCTTGACCCTTCTGGGATCCCTTACGGGCCGGGTGCGGCCGGTGCCGGTGACGGTGGCGCCGCAGCGAACGGGCCCGATCCACTGGTTGATGGGCTCAATCCGGCGCAGGCGCGAGCTGTCGTTGCTCGCGGGCCGGCGCTGCTGATTGTGGCGGGGGCAGGATCAGGCAAGACCCGTGTGCTCACTCATCGCATTGCACACCTGATTCGCAATCGTGAGGCCTGGCCGAGCCAGATCCTCGCGATTACCTTTACCAATAAGGCTGCGGCCGAGATGCGCGAGCGCATCGATGGACTCCTCGGCTCGGGGGCGGAGGGCATGTGGGTCTCCACGTTCCACTCCGCGTGCGTGCGGATCCTGCGCCGTGAGGCTGAGCGATTCGGTTACGTCTCCGGCTTTACCATTTACGACTCTGCCGATTCGCGGGCCCTGCTGAAGCGCATCATTAAAGAGCTTGACGCTGACACCTACGGGTTCACCCCGGCGAACGCGGGATCAAAGATCTCGCGCCTCAAGAACGAACTGACCGACGCCGATGCTTACTCCAAAACGATGAACGAGAGCGATCCGCGGGATCGCCTCTTCGTTGAGATCTTTAAGCAGTACGAGCAGGAGCTTCGCCGCGCCAACGCCTTCGACTTTGACGATCTCATCGGGCAGACCGTGCACTTATTCAGGGCGCATCCCGATGTCGCGGCGATCTATCAGCGGCGTTTCCGGCACATCCTGGTAGACGAATACCAGGACACCAACCATGCGCAGTACTCCCTGATTCGCGAGCTCACCCGCCCGGTTGAACCCGAAGAAGTCGAACGCCTGGTGCCGCCGATCCGGGACCGCGAGCTCGACGCCTCCGGGCGTATCCCGGCAGCGAGCCTCACGGTTGTCGGCGACTCCGACCAGTCGATCTACGCATTCCGCGGCGCCGATATTCGCAACATCGTCGAGTTTGAGCGCGACTTTGCGGGCGCTGAGGTTGTGAAGCTCGAGCAGAACTACCGCTCGACGCAGAACATCTTGACGGCCGCAAACGCGGTGATCGGCAATAACTTCGACCGCCAGGAGAAAAACCTCTGGACGGCAGAGGGAGACGGCGAGAGGATCGTCGGTTTTACCGGCTACTCCCAGCACGACGAGGCCCGCTTTGTCGCCGAAGAGGTCGAGGATCTGCACCGTGCGGGCCTCAACTACAGCGACATCGCCGTGTTCTACCGCACCAACTCGCAGACGCGTGCGCTTGAAGAACTGCTGATTCGATCCGCGATTCCGTATCGCGTTCTTGGCGGCACGAAGTTCTACGAGCGCGCCGAGATTAAAGACGCGATGGCGTACCTGACGAGCATCGCGAACCCCTACGACCCCATTACGTGGTCGCGACTACTGGGGGCTCCGAAACGCGGCATCGGGCCGATGGCGGAGGCGCACCTCGCGAACTTCCAGGAGGCGCAGGGCATCAACTTTCACGAGGCGATGCTGCGTTGCGACGAACTCTCGTTTGGGCCAAAGGTGCGCGGCGCGATCCTGAGCCTTGCTGAGATGCTGACCCGTGCCGCGAAGATGGCAGCGGGGGATCCCGAGCACGATCAGGCGCCAGCGCCAGTGGGCGACTTGCTGAAGCTGATTCTCGATGAGACCGAGATGATCGAGAAGCTGCGCGCGAAGCGCGACCCGCAAGACGATGCGCGCGCCGAGAACCTCGAAGAGCTCGTAGCGGTGGCTCGTGAGTTTGACGTGAAGCAGCCGGGTGCCGGGCTGATTGCTTTCCTCACCGAGGTGAGCCTGGTCGCGGCTGCCGATGATCTCGACGATTCAAGCGGCACGGTCTCGCTCATGACCATGCACACGGCAAAGGGCCTCGAGTTCAAGGCCGTGTTCATCACCGGTGTTGAAGAGGGCCTGCTGCCGCACCAAATGTCGGTCGACGAGGTCGGCGGCATTAACGAAGAGCGGCGCCTCATGTACGTCGGCATTACGCGCGCCCGCGAAAGGCTCTACCTGACACTCGCGAGCACCCGTGCGGTGTTCGGTGACGTGTCGGTGGCGATGCCCTCGCGGTTCTTGCAGGAGATTCCCGAGGGGCTCATCGACTGGCGGCAGTCGCCGGGTGAGGTAACGAGCCGCGGCGGCACCGAGTCGCGCGCGTTGAACGCTCCGCGCGGTAGCGGCTATGGGGGCAGCGGGTCGGGATCACGCTCGCGCACTGACTCTTCCGTGAGTTTTGGGTCGAGTGGTGGTTACTCAAGCGCAGCCGTCAGCGAGCCCGCGAGCGGCAACATGCAGTCGGCGCTCGACAAGTGGCGCGAGCGCAAAAAGGCGGCCAAGCAGGCTCAGGCCGCTGGCGGCGGGTTTCCCAACACGATTATGGGGAACGTGCGCGACAACGGTGACATGGAGCTCGCGCCCGGTGACCGGATTCGCCACGACGAGTACGGCGAAGGGCGGGTCTCTGCGGTTACGGGAGCGGGCTCAAAGCGGATCGCACACGCCGTGTTTGATTCGGTGGGCGAGCGAAAGCTGCTCGTGAAACTCGCACCGATTGAAAAGTTGGAGTAG
- the sucC gene encoding ADP-forming succinate--CoA ligase subunit beta → MDLYEYQARDLFERYGVPVLAGIIADTPEEARAAAEKIGGVVVVKAQVKVGGRGKAGGVKVAKNADEAFAAAEAILGLDIKGHVVKRVMVAAGADIAQEFYFSVLLDRANRSYLSLCSVEGGMEIEVLAVEKPEALARIEVDPIAGIDAAKAIEIARAAKFPEELVEKVAAVFEKLYAVYVGEDATLVEVNPLVLTGAGDIIALDGKVSLDENAEFRHPEHDALADKAAEDPLEAKAKAQDLNYVKLDGEVGVIGNGAGLVMSTLDVVAYAGENHGGVKPANFLDIGGGASAEVMAAGLDVILGDPQVKSVFVNVFGGITACDAVANGIVGALAKLGDSANKPLIVRLDGNNVDEGRKILNDAAHPLVTLAATMDEGADKAAELANAR, encoded by the coding sequence GTGGATCTGTACGAATACCAGGCACGAGATCTATTTGAGCGTTACGGGGTGCCGGTGTTGGCCGGCATCATCGCGGACACTCCCGAAGAGGCTCGCGCTGCCGCAGAAAAGATTGGCGGCGTGGTCGTCGTCAAGGCTCAGGTAAAGGTTGGAGGCCGCGGCAAGGCCGGCGGCGTGAAGGTCGCAAAGAATGCTGATGAGGCGTTCGCGGCCGCAGAGGCAATCCTCGGCCTCGACATCAAGGGTCACGTCGTCAAGCGCGTGATGGTTGCAGCCGGCGCAGACATCGCCCAGGAGTTCTACTTCTCGGTGCTGCTTGACCGCGCAAACCGCTCTTACCTCTCGCTGTGCAGCGTTGAGGGCGGCATGGAGATCGAAGTGCTTGCCGTTGAGAAGCCAGAGGCGCTCGCGCGCATCGAGGTGGATCCCATCGCAGGCATCGATGCCGCGAAGGCAATCGAAATTGCTCGCGCCGCGAAGTTCCCCGAAGAGCTGGTTGAGAAGGTTGCGGCCGTCTTCGAGAAGCTCTACGCCGTGTACGTTGGCGAAGACGCAACGCTCGTTGAGGTGAACCCGCTCGTGCTCACCGGCGCAGGCGACATCATCGCGCTCGACGGCAAGGTCTCGCTCGACGAAAACGCCGAGTTCCGTCACCCCGAGCACGACGCGCTTGCCGACAAGGCAGCTGAAGATCCGCTCGAGGCAAAGGCCAAGGCGCAGGATCTCAACTACGTGAAGCTCGACGGTGAGGTCGGCGTAATCGGAAACGGCGCGGGACTCGTCATGTCGACGCTCGACGTTGTCGCCTACGCCGGCGAAAACCACGGCGGAGTGAAGCCCGCGAACTTCCTCGACATCGGTGGTGGCGCCTCGGCTGAGGTGATGGCCGCTGGTCTCGACGTGATCCTCGGGGACCCGCAGGTCAAGTCGGTGTTCGTGAACGTCTTCGGTGGCATCACCGCCTGTGACGCGGTTGCCAACGGCATCGTGGGTGCGCTCGCGAAGCTCGGTGACTCGGCCAACAAGCCGCTCATCGTGCGCCTCGACGGCAACAACGTTGATGAGGGTCGCAAGATCCTCAACGATGCTGCCCACCCGCTCGTCACCCTCGCAGCGACCATGGACGAGGGCGCCGACAAGGCCGCCGAACTCGCCAACGCACGCTAG
- the sucD gene encoding succinate--CoA ligase subunit alpha, whose protein sequence is MSIFLNKDSKVIVQGITGGEGTKHTARMLAAGTQVVGGVNARKAGTTVSHVDANGANVELPVFASVAEAMAATGADVSVAFVPPAFTKDASVEAIDAGIGLLVIITEGVPVKDSAELWAHAKATGNKTRIIGPNCPGIITPGEALAGITPATITGKGPIGLVSKSGTLTYQMMFELRDLGFSTAIGIGGDPVIGTTHIDALAAFEADPETKAIVMIGEIGGDAEERAADYIKANVTKPVVGYVAGFTAPEGKTMGHAGAIVSGSAGTAQAKKEALEAAGVKVGKTPSETARLLREVYAAL, encoded by the coding sequence ATGTCGATCTTCCTGAACAAGGATTCCAAGGTCATCGTCCAGGGCATCACCGGCGGCGAAGGCACCAAGCACACCGCGCGTATGCTCGCCGCTGGCACCCAAGTAGTGGGCGGCGTCAACGCTCGCAAGGCTGGCACCACTGTCTCGCACGTTGACGCCAACGGTGCAAACGTTGAGCTGCCCGTGTTCGCCTCGGTCGCTGAAGCCATGGCTGCAACCGGCGCCGATGTCTCGGTGGCGTTTGTGCCGCCCGCGTTCACCAAGGACGCGTCCGTCGAGGCGATTGACGCGGGCATCGGCCTGCTCGTCATCATCACCGAGGGTGTGCCGGTCAAAGACTCGGCCGAGCTCTGGGCGCACGCCAAGGCCACCGGCAACAAGACCCGCATCATTGGGCCGAACTGCCCCGGCATCATCACCCCCGGTGAGGCACTCGCTGGCATCACCCCCGCCACGATCACGGGCAAGGGGCCGATCGGCCTCGTCTCGAAGTCGGGCACCCTCACCTACCAGATGATGTTTGAGCTGCGCGATCTCGGCTTCTCAACCGCCATCGGCATCGGCGGCGACCCCGTCATCGGCACCACCCACATCGACGCGCTTGCAGCGTTCGAGGCGGACCCCGAGACCAAGGCCATCGTGATGATCGGTGAGATCGGTGGTGACGCTGAAGAGCGCGCCGCAGATTACATCAAGGCCAACGTGACGAAGCCGGTCGTCGGCTACGTCGCAGGCTTCACCGCACCCGAGGGCAAGACGATGGGCCACGCAGGCGCCATCGTCTCCGGCTCGGCTGGCACGGCGCAGGCAAAGAAGGAAGCACTCGAGGCTGCGGGCGTGAAGGTCGGCAAGACGCCGTCCGAGACCGCGCGTCTGCTGCGAGAGGTGTATGCGGCACTGTAA
- a CDS encoding aldehyde dehydrogenase (NADP(+)), translating into MNSFTTRLSAPFRSKELDMTVEALSPELETVVANAASATAILAATSPGARASALVAVADALEAAKPALVAIGMEETGLTEARLTGEVTRTAVQLRLFATTILDGSYLDARIDYADADFALGVRPDIRRTHIPVGPVINFSASNFPFAFSVMGGDSAAILAAGCPLIVKAHSGHPRLSDATAEVASAALAAAGMPAGTFQLIHGREAGVAVLKDPRIKAGSFTGSISVGRLLADIAASRPAPIPFFGELGSVNPVFITADVIAERATDIASGYLTSVAGSAGQLCTKPGFAFVPADSDLPAAIQAAAGEPSEHRLLDPRIARSYEERRTAILTAPGVRALVEGGIRFDEAGHGWATPTIVIVSLADFRASKEALVDEAFGPLSIVVETPVGTDLAALVREFFEGNLTGTLHISDAEGSGDSTNTNELRVLVNALSQQVGRVLFNGWPTGVAVTPAQQHGGPWPATTNDSSTSVGTAAITRFLRPVAYQSAPAAFLPEVLQDTNPLGVPQAIAPAGESKAWGSAARD; encoded by the coding sequence ATCAACAGTTTTACCACGCGCCTATCGGCACCATTTCGATCGAAGGAACTAGATATGACCGTCGAAGCTCTCTCCCCCGAACTCGAAACCGTCGTCGCAAACGCGGCCTCAGCGACTGCCATCCTAGCGGCGACCTCCCCCGGCGCTCGCGCTTCCGCGCTCGTTGCGGTCGCCGACGCCCTCGAAGCCGCAAAACCCGCGCTTGTGGCGATCGGCATGGAAGAAACCGGTCTTACTGAAGCGCGCCTCACGGGCGAGGTCACCCGCACCGCTGTGCAGCTGCGCCTTTTTGCCACAACGATCCTCGATGGCTCATACCTCGACGCCCGCATCGACTACGCCGATGCCGACTTCGCGCTCGGAGTACGCCCCGACATCCGTCGCACCCACATTCCAGTCGGCCCCGTCATCAATTTCTCCGCCTCAAACTTCCCGTTCGCGTTCTCGGTTATGGGCGGCGACTCTGCCGCGATCCTCGCAGCTGGTTGTCCCCTCATTGTGAAGGCGCACTCCGGGCACCCCCGGCTCAGTGACGCCACCGCAGAGGTCGCGTCCGCCGCTTTGGCCGCGGCGGGAATGCCCGCTGGCACTTTCCAGCTCATCCACGGTCGCGAGGCCGGTGTCGCAGTGCTGAAGGATCCGCGCATCAAGGCCGGTTCATTCACCGGCTCGATCAGTGTCGGCCGTCTCCTCGCAGACATTGCGGCCTCGCGCCCCGCCCCAATCCCGTTCTTTGGTGAGCTCGGCTCGGTGAATCCCGTTTTCATCACGGCCGACGTCATCGCCGAGCGCGCAACCGATATCGCGTCGGGCTACCTCACGAGCGTTGCGGGGTCCGCCGGCCAGCTCTGCACCAAGCCCGGGTTTGCGTTTGTACCGGCAGATTCGGATCTCCCCGCTGCGATCCAGGCCGCCGCGGGTGAGCCCTCCGAGCACAGGCTTCTCGACCCCCGCATTGCACGCAGTTACGAGGAGCGCCGCACCGCGATCCTCACCGCCCCCGGTGTGCGGGCTCTTGTCGAGGGCGGCATTCGCTTCGATGAGGCAGGGCACGGTTGGGCAACCCCGACCATCGTCATCGTTTCGCTCGCGGACTTCCGAGCCAGCAAGGAAGCGCTCGTCGATGAGGCCTTCGGCCCGCTCTCGATTGTGGTTGAGACGCCTGTTGGCACGGATCTTGCAGCGCTAGTGCGCGAGTTCTTCGAGGGCAACCTCACCGGCACCCTCCACATCAGTGATGCCGAAGGCTCCGGCGATTCCACAAACACCAACGAACTCCGCGTCCTCGTGAACGCGCTCAGCCAGCAGGTGGGTCGTGTGCTGTTCAACGGCTGGCCCACGGGAGTCGCCGTCACCCCCGCGCAGCAGCACGGCGGTCCGTGGCCGGCAACCACCAACGACTCGAGCACCTCGGTCGGCACCGCGGCGATCACACGCTTCCTGCGTCCTGTCGCCTACCAGAGCGCCCCCGCGGCATTTCTACCTGAGGTACTTCAAGACACCAACCCACTCGGCGTCCCCCAGGCCATCGCGCCCGCGGGCGAGTCAAAGGCGTGGGGGTCGGCGGCGCGCGACTAA
- a CDS encoding branched-chain amino acid ABC transporter substrate-binding protein yields the protein MSLKRSATARKSHRSRLVATGAVALSIGLALTGCSGGLASGGDSGDSGKGNIKLGMLAPFSGSEAAFGDYMKFGAQLAINEVNADGGVDGRDLELVTEDDGCDPTAAVAAANKLVTAGVKGSVGGYCSGATLPTLPIFADAQVPMVIPAANSNELVGQGAFMINGTGTQQAESAVKYIKKVGAKSVVVIDDNTDYSVDLADSVEKQADGFKVVKRESINPKEKDFSANVNSVLSANPDFVVWTGYYQAGGLLINQLRGGGYDGPILVGDGSVDAQLAAIAGPDSIKNVVGTFTRTPDMLEGGDKWIADYKKVSNGADPGPYSIQSYEAVKTLAEAYKNAGGTDYDAVVKALKDLKDFPLLTGDLTFAADGSREGGGFVIVEPTGEDGAFVLKDDLKS from the coding sequence ATGTCCCTAAAACGATCAGCAACAGCCCGGAAATCTCACAGGTCGAGGCTCGTAGCGACCGGAGCAGTTGCCCTCTCAATCGGCCTCGCTCTCACGGGCTGCTCGGGTGGCCTCGCCAGCGGCGGGGACTCCGGTGACTCCGGCAAGGGCAACATCAAGCTCGGCATGCTCGCACCATTCTCCGGCTCTGAAGCAGCGTTCGGCGACTACATGAAGTTTGGTGCGCAGCTTGCCATCAACGAGGTCAACGCTGACGGTGGAGTTGACGGGCGCGACCTTGAGCTCGTCACCGAAGACGACGGTTGTGATCCCACCGCGGCGGTCGCGGCGGCGAACAAGCTTGTCACCGCGGGTGTGAAGGGCTCGGTCGGTGGATACTGCTCCGGGGCAACGCTGCCGACCCTGCCGATCTTTGCGGATGCCCAGGTACCGATGGTGATCCCCGCTGCGAACTCAAACGAGCTCGTCGGTCAGGGCGCCTTTATGATCAACGGCACCGGCACGCAGCAGGCTGAGTCTGCGGTGAAGTACATCAAGAAGGTTGGCGCAAAGTCGGTCGTGGTGATCGACGACAACACTGACTATTCGGTCGACCTCGCGGACTCCGTTGAGAAGCAGGCCGACGGCTTCAAAGTTGTGAAGCGCGAGTCGATCAACCCCAAGGAGAAGGACTTCTCCGCCAACGTAAACAGTGTGCTCTCGGCAAACCCCGACTTCGTCGTGTGGACGGGCTACTACCAGGCGGGTGGGCTTCTCATCAATCAGCTTCGTGGCGGTGGCTACGATGGGCCGATCCTGGTCGGTGACGGCTCTGTAGATGCGCAGCTCGCGGCAATCGCCGGACCGGATTCCATCAAGAACGTTGTTGGTACCTTCACCAGAACCCCCGACATGCTCGAGGGTGGCGACAAGTGGATCGCTGATTACAAGAAGGTCTCAAACGGTGCGGATCCGGGGCCGTACTCGATCCAGAGTTACGAAGCGGTCAAGACCCTCGCCGAGGCCTACAAAAATGCCGGTGGCACCGATTACGACGCGGTGGTGAAGGCGCTGAAGGATCTCAAGGACTTCCCGCTACTGACCGGAGATCTCACCTTTGCGGCTGACGGCTCTCGTGAGGGTGGCGGCTTCGTGATCGTCGAGCCCACGGGTGAAGACGGTGCCTTCGTGCTGAAGGACGATCTGAAGAGCTAG
- a CDS encoding branched-chain amino acid ABC transporter permease yields the protein MFQLIWNGLFVGSFYALVALGYSMVYGIIKLLNFAHGDLYMLGSFLAFVVLGGMTGLFGLGSIPILLLVLLITMLLTGGIGVLIERVAYRPLRTSPRLAALITAVGVSFTLEYAVRQIFGASPLVFPIRLQGAPVEVFGARITMPQLVLMLVAAILMFLLQRYVMHSREGRAMRAIALDQKASLLMGVNVNKVISRTFFIGSALAGAAGVMAAAYYGTIDFLMGFVIGLKAFTAAVIGGIGNLYGAMLGGIVLGLLESFGTHFLGGQWRDVFAFGFLILFLVFKPTGILGERVVERV from the coding sequence ATGTTCCAATTGATATGGAACGGGCTGTTCGTCGGCTCGTTCTACGCACTCGTCGCGCTCGGTTACAGCATGGTCTACGGCATCATCAAGCTGCTGAACTTCGCGCACGGCGACCTGTATATGCTCGGTTCGTTTCTCGCGTTTGTTGTGCTCGGCGGCATGACCGGCCTGTTTGGCCTCGGCTCGATCCCGATCCTTCTTCTTGTGCTACTCATCACGATGCTGCTCACCGGAGGCATCGGTGTGCTCATCGAGCGGGTTGCCTATCGACCGCTCCGCACGAGCCCGAGGCTTGCGGCACTTATTACCGCGGTTGGTGTCTCGTTCACCCTTGAGTACGCGGTGCGGCAGATCTTCGGTGCGAGCCCACTCGTCTTTCCGATCAGGCTGCAGGGCGCTCCCGTGGAGGTGTTCGGGGCGAGGATCACGATGCCACAGCTTGTGCTCATGCTGGTCGCCGCGATCCTCATGTTCCTGCTGCAGCGCTACGTGATGCACTCCCGCGAGGGGCGCGCGATGCGCGCGATTGCGCTGGACCAGAAAGCCTCCCTGCTAATGGGGGTCAATGTTAACAAGGTGATTTCACGCACGTTCTTTATTGGCTCGGCGCTCGCAGGTGCTGCTGGCGTGATGGCGGCGGCCTACTACGGCACCATCGACTTTCTGATGGGGTTTGTGATCGGGCTCAAGGCGTTCACCGCGGCGGTGATTGGCGGTATCGGCAATCTCTACGGGGCAATGCTCGGTGGGATCGTGCTCGGACTGCTCGAATCATTCGGCACTCACTTTCTCGGGGGCCAGTGGCGCGACGTGTTTGCGTTCGGGTTCCTGATCCTGTTCCTCGTCTTCAAACCGACCGGCATTCTCGGCGAACGCGTCGTGGAGAGGGTGTGA
- a CDS encoding branched-chain amino acid ABC transporter permease: protein MSQTKAPRLKAPRPTIERPPAISGILAPERFMKLLALVLFVVAAIIPFISATPYIISILTSAFIYIVLAMGLNVVVGYAGLLDLGYIAFMAVGAYTSGILTTQFGLSMLETIPFVIVACILAGVIIGGPTLRLRSDYLAIVTLGFGEIIRITANNLKITGGPSGIHGIPTWSFFGWSFADGLDIGGIHFNAKVLFYYFVLFVGIGLAVVAVSRLGKGKLGRAWKSVRDDEDVSEAMGINGYATKLLAYIIGAVWGGFAGTLMASHLSAISPNSFEFLYSALVLMAVVLGGMGSTPGVIIGALFVSLAPELLRDFSEWRYLIFGVLLVVAMIFRPKGIWPANAVLPFLKKREIPGVPPTSAVSVVGASDEEVFTDEERR, encoded by the coding sequence ATGTCTCAAACAAAAGCCCCGCGCTTGAAAGCGCCCCGGCCTACCATCGAGCGTCCGCCAGCTATTTCAGGGATCCTCGCGCCCGAGCGGTTCATGAAGCTGCTCGCGCTTGTGCTCTTTGTGGTCGCCGCGATCATTCCCTTTATCTCGGCGACGCCCTACATCATTTCGATTCTCACCTCGGCATTCATTTACATCGTGCTGGCCATGGGCCTCAACGTTGTGGTGGGTTATGCCGGTCTGCTCGACCTCGGCTACATCGCCTTTATGGCGGTCGGGGCATATACGAGCGGCATCCTCACAACCCAGTTCGGGTTGTCGATGCTTGAGACGATCCCGTTTGTGATCGTCGCGTGCATTCTTGCTGGCGTGATTATCGGCGGCCCGACGCTGCGGCTGCGCAGTGACTACCTCGCGATCGTGACGCTCGGCTTCGGTGAGATTATTCGCATCACCGCAAACAACCTCAAGATCACGGGTGGTCCGAGCGGCATCCACGGCATCCCGACCTGGTCGTTTTTCGGCTGGTCGTTCGCTGACGGTCTCGACATCGGAGGGATTCACTTCAACGCAAAGGTGCTGTTCTACTACTTCGTGTTGTTTGTGGGGATCGGCCTTGCTGTTGTCGCCGTCTCGCGTCTCGGCAAGGGCAAACTCGGGCGCGCATGGAAATCGGTGCGCGATGACGAGGACGTCAGCGAGGCGATGGGCATCAACGGCTACGCCACGAAGCTGCTCGCCTACATCATCGGTGCCGTCTGGGGCGGATTCGCGGGTACTCTCATGGCGAGTCACCTCTCGGCGATATCGCCCAACAGCTTCGAGTTTCTGTACTCTGCGCTCGTGCTAATGGCGGTGGTGCTCGGTGGCATGGGATCGACGCCGGGTGTGATTATCGGCGCGCTGTTTGTGTCCCTTGCCCCGGAGCTGCTCCGCGACTTCTCTGAGTGGCGGTACCTGATCTTCGGTGTGCTGCTGGTTGTTGCGATGATCTTCAGGCCCAAGGGAATCTGGCCCGCCAACGCGGTGCTGCCGTTCTTGAAGAAGCGCGAGATCCCGGGGGTCCCGCCGACCTCTGCGGTTTCCGTGGTCGGTGCATCGGATGAAGAAGTGTTCACGGATGAGGAGCGGCGATGA
- a CDS encoding ABC transporter ATP-binding protein has protein sequence MSQTAIATPLLEVKDLAVSFGGIKAVDGVTFSVSEGEIVSVIGPNGAGKTSAFNCISGFYQPNRGSVTFGGESITRRKPSYITKRGMARTFQNVRLFAEMTVLENVKTAMHSHLRQNFLDAMLHTPRYKQSERQCDEDARGWLDFVGFRADDELLVTQLPYGEQRRVEIARALATQPRLLLLDEPGAGLNHSEKNELMGLIRKIRDLGVGIVLIEHDMGLVMEVSERIVVLNYGKEIADGTPEQIKQDPVVIAAYLGEEEE, from the coding sequence ATGAGTCAGACAGCTATTGCTACACCTTTACTCGAGGTGAAGGATCTCGCGGTCTCCTTCGGCGGCATCAAAGCGGTCGACGGCGTTACCTTCTCGGTGAGTGAGGGGGAGATCGTCTCGGTGATCGGACCGAACGGCGCGGGCAAAACGAGTGCTTTCAACTGCATCTCGGGCTTTTACCAGCCGAACCGCGGCTCGGTGACCTTTGGCGGTGAGTCGATTACGCGCCGCAAACCCTCGTACATTACGAAGCGCGGGATGGCGCGCACCTTTCAGAACGTGCGTCTCTTCGCCGAGATGACCGTGCTTGAGAACGTGAAAACGGCGATGCACTCCCACCTGCGGCAGAACTTTCTTGATGCGATGCTGCACACCCCGCGCTACAAACAGAGCGAGCGACAGTGCGATGAGGACGCGCGGGGCTGGCTCGACTTTGTGGGCTTCCGGGCCGACGACGAGTTGCTCGTCACGCAGCTTCCGTATGGCGAGCAGCGTCGCGTTGAGATCGCGCGAGCGCTCGCAACCCAGCCCCGGCTGCTATTGCTCGACGAACCAGGAGCGGGCCTCAACCACAGCGAAAAGAACGAGCTGATGGGGCTGATCCGCAAGATCCGCGATCTGGGGGTCGGGATCGTACTCATCGAGCACGACATGGGCCTTGTTATGGAGGTGTCGGAACGCATCGTCGTGCTGAACTACGGCAAGGAGATCGCTGACGGCACCCCTGAGCAGATCAAGCAGGATCCCGTTGTGATCGCGGCATACCTCGGGGAGGAAGAAGAATGA